The genomic interval ttaaattttcttGAACTCATTTGGTGAAAACAGGAACTTCTACCaactgaaaaaacaaaagaaaaaattcataGCATAACTGGTAAAATAGAAGtctaagaaaaattatttaactaaatatttcAACCCTATTCAAGGTGGATCCTAGGGATTGGCCTTACCTGGGTCTTCGGGcacaaaatgaattttaaatttgatgaacttaGCTTTCACATATCAAACATCTATACTAATTTAATCCTGATTGCGCCATAGATgtcttgtaaaataataatatattagcATACATGCATATAAACCAAAAGCTAAATCCTAGGGTGAAAGTTTGCAGCTAAATACACAAAAGTTGTGCAAGCATGAAGAGGTTTACGAaactacatatatataaatatttgtattgACTTAGAATTGTGAAGCTTGCTTTACAATTTAAGATCTTGAATATGTCCTGctaactttaaaatttatgttcttGGATATTTCTCGAATGTGTATTTGCTGCTTCTATTGTCTCGACTAATCTTTATGCTCTTTATCTTAtgctttttcttgttcttccaGTCTTTgtgctcttcttcttttcttgctgttctttttttttttttaatacccAGTATGCAGCCCTTTATATAGCTTGTGGAATGTGACATGCCCTTGACACGTGCAACGCCTTCTATCgtccatatttatttatcctaTACAATACAGATTTTGAGAATGTTGCATCAAAGACATTAACCAAACCATGAAAAAGCCCTTCAACTTATTATGAAAAGTAATCAGCAGAGAGACATAAAACAAGCCTCAAGAAATTAGGATTCATTTTTAGTTGAGCTttttcaaagtaaaagataagTTTATAATTGGTCGTTATTAGATAAGGACGTAGGAAGAGTTAAATATTTACGCTAcgcaatttattaattgactCCTAAGGTAAAATCTTTGAAAGCTCACAAGAATTAATATCTTAAGAAGACTAGTATATATATGAACCTTCAACAAAGACTAGTTTTTGGAACTTGAAAATTCATGAACCCACGTTCTGGAGCTACATGAGGCAGTACTATATATTGATTCATCTCTCACGagcatttcatcaaacataaCATGGCTACCACCATCGTAGTCGCCTTCTACGGAAAATATGTACAAGTTAGTTTTATGACTTGTAAGCCATTGAAGTTTCAAATATCAAAAGCTGTGCTGAACATACTGGTCATTTGGGCCCGCGTGCCTCTATCAGTGAACCAGTCCTTGTAGCCATGAAAAAAGGAATGCAGGCCCAAATGTAGTTTCAAGATTATTTAAAGTTGAATAAAATCAACTcctaaactaaaataaaaaagacaaattaattaaaattaaaattaaaataaacaacgAGGACCAtactcttattttttacaaattttgtgTCACCTGTGTTTTAGTATTAGTggataattaagatttaattactttttctttttaatttattaaccactaatcatattaacaaaatttacctAAATGAAGATTAGATCAGAAGAAAATCTCGATCCGACGACAATACCTTGCCATTGTAAATGCTGACAAGCATGCAGCTTCTATAAGtatttattctcacaacatgCATAACTATcacttatttcttaaaaattttgagtcCTGTGTCCCAAAACCTCATTGCCAACGTTGCTGTTGCTGATGACACGTGTAGGCCCTGGAAAAGCTAATGCCAGAGGGTTTTTGCTCGTTCTTAAAACAATGAGTGTTTACCTAATCAATTACTACTTAGTCAAACCATAAAGGCATGACTGATCGTTTTTCGTACAAATTCGACTTTTTGAGTCAAGTAAGATCCTCACTCATTGTCAccatgtcatttattttcatatgtcACCAccatgtcatttatttaataattgagaCTTTTGGAGTCAAGCAGCTATAGTTTGTagcattatttaataaaccaAGAAACTCTCCGGCCAATCTGGATAGTTGATACTAAACGTTTAGCATACGGGCAAAGGCTCACCGCTCACCTAACAAGCTACCAACAGCCCAACAACATTAATCACACTTTAAATTgttaatgcaaaaaaaaaaaaaaaaatgaaaatttgcaAGATTGGAAATGATTTCTTTGAATAGCCTTGATATTTTTTTGGTACCATtttcagaaaaacaaatacttgTTGTCTTAAAAAATGTCGaagtgaatgaaaaaaaaaaaaaaaccaaatacaCCTTTAAAAAAGAGTGGAAACTATTCTAACTTACCCAGAACCattcttattaattgtaatatttcttgttcccaaaaaaatctaatttgaaaaagaaaatgacataaaaatttgttagGTTTTAGTTAGGCAAATGCTCAACCATACAGCTAACAACAACTTAATAACGCCAATCTCACATTAAATTGTCATTTGCCAACCATACTTTTTAGCAgtctaataaattttcaggTAGACTAGTTTATATAAGAAGGTTCAAATTCATTCTACGCTCAAACATTTATTcaaacatttataaataaagttattttaGTAAGGGTATTGATatttagattaaataaataaataaataaaacattaacgAAATGAATTAGGTCCTCTTTAGAATTAAagtactgtaatttttaaattacagctaCTGTGGAAAAAAactgtaactataaaataaaacttaataatatgtaataaatataaattttaaataataattttttaaaaaaattattaaagatataatagattttttatcgtataagtaaaaaatcatatcagtATAACTTCTAAATTACAACAGTTACTATtgactaaatattttaatactataattttCACATGcacaacctcaatcccaaacgcaccatTATAACACCGCGCTAACACCACACACAAGATTTTTACcaacctttatttatttatttatttaattttttgcatttttcttaTAGCGATCCtaccaaaataaattgtaatttaatatactcaataacaaaaaaataattattaaatttaatctgCAGGTTGGGTAGAATTTTGCATAGCAACGATGAACACTatatcattataaatttataataaataacgttaaataatgatgaaaaaaaataaaaataaaaattcgtCGTAAATATTACTAACCTCAGGGTCAAAATTTGAATCGGGTCGGTCCTATACTGAACTGCGCCCGCCGTTCTTTAAACCGTACCACGTTGTCTGCGCATTTCGAGTTCGACTTGGTTACACACACACTTAACTTACACGTTCACTCACGACGCACTCGCAGTCGCGCAAGCAattaaacacacacacacacactctctctGTCgctcttcttttttatttatttttggttatttctCTCGATTTTCTCACTCGTATTCTCGGTGTCCAAACGGGAATCAACTCCGAGAAAGTGAAGGAAAAATGACTTCTTGGCATCCGAAAAATGTCGGAATCCTCGCCTTGGACATTTACTTCCCTCCTACTTGCGTTCTTCAGGtgcaaaattttctctttttcttgtttaataATCCCTTAGCTGCGTTGAAGTTTTTCTAAATACTGCGTAAACTAGCTCCATTATGGTTTAAGAATTAAGATTACGCATGttgaatatttgaaaatactCTGCATcagaaaatgtttgaattttgttttgtttttgttttttttttttttttaaaatgaattcaatttgtgttgttttagttttcatttttttaaaaacgaATCAAATGTGTGTGCTTGGATGATGTTAATCATGATCATTTGAATGGGGgctgtaattatttattttaactaagtAGCTTTAATAAAATAGTGAAAAAGTTTCATGTTCGCCAAATTAGAAAGAGTATTAGAAAGTATCTGAAACATTGGAACTGGTAAGGTTTTTTGTTGGTGTGTTTTGTGAGCATTCCCCCCACCCTCCAAAAAAAAGCgcttttaaaatctttttcttgttaGAGGACTTAAAAGTTGAATTGCAAGAGCACTTACCAAGAATTATTACATCATAAAGCACTTTACACGCTCGTTTAACATAAAAGGTGCTTTTAATTATCATGAATACTAAATAGACACTTTACCAAGAATTATTGCAAGAGCACTTTACCAAGAATAATACTAAATAGACACAGATgtactttttttatataaagcATTTTTCATGGTAATAATAGTAGATTTTAAGTACTTTCCACAGTAACTGGAGGTTATTAGATGTTTTTGTTTGTGCATGTGATATTATTTAGCAGATAGTTCCATTGCATGACCAAttggtgcttttttttttcccccccaaaaaaaacatttttgcTTCTTATTTTGTTATGTCAATATTTTCAAGATAGAGTGATGTGGTTCATATTTCTTATAACTGAGTTATCTTTGTTCTAATTCTTTTGGCATTTATAGGAAGCTTTAGAGGTTCATGATGGGGTGAGCAAAGGGAAATATACTGTAGGTCTTGGACAAGATTGCATGGCATTTTGTTCAGAGGTGGAAGATGTCATCTCAATGAGGTTAATGATGCTCGCTTATCATTTCCTTGTGCTTAGTTTATTACTAACAATTAACACCCTGAAAGATGAGCATAGGCTCTAGTACAACTTGAAtgtgttaattatttttagtcaTGTTGTTTGAGGCATCCCTTTCGGAACATTCTTGTATTACAGCCATACTTTCTGTTTACCTGCCAAGTGAACGGTTCACCATCTGAACGAATGTATCTGAGgacagaaaaatattttgattcaatcatttccctttttttaGGAAAGTTTGCAGAATCTAATGGTTATAAGCATGAAGAAATGtgtaattatgtttatttatattataggaatttttttttaacagtgTGGCAAAATGTTAGAgcttttttgttaaaaagaaaaaacttttttattttttggcctTTTCTTGTGAAACTATCCATTGATTGTGATGTTGTTGCTAGAACTTCAGTCATAGCCATACTATTTGAACATGTCGATTTTGATGGTTTTAGGTGTTGTTGGGACTCTGAAGGACTTTGAATTGCATCTAATATCGTTACTTATTTACTCGATCATATATTGCGTAGTGTGTTtgaattgcaaaattttaccTGACTGcactttcatttattcattgttGTCTGAAAGGCCCTGCAACAAGGGGATTGTGGTGTTAGCCTTATTACCCTTAATTTTTATGGCCAAAAAACCTGCTGGTCAGGACTCTCATTATTCATTGACGTCTATGTTTTCTTTCAGTTTGACAGTTGTTACCTCCCTTCttgagaaatataaaattgatccAACTCAAATTGGACGACTTGAAGTTGGCAGCGAGACTGTCATTGACAAGAGCAAATCAATTAAGACCTTCCTAATGCAAATTTTTGAGGTATTTCTcctttttattctaaaaattttatattttagattcAGGTAATCTTTTTGTTAAGTATAACTTTCAGCACTTGATAGTAATTTAAGGTGAATTTCTGTTGTCGTGAACAAATTCTTTAACTACTGGCATAAGCCTAAGGTATGAATAGCAGAACAACtggatttaaatttaatataatgacATCAGCTATCAAATCCAACGTCTTACATTTACTACCCAAAAAAGGAGTTTGTGACTATAAATATGTTAGCATTATGGGATACTAGGGTTGATTAATGCAAGCTGACTGAGCTTTCAGAAGGAGTATACTTGTAATGCTTTCTATTAGTCTTGAAGTACCTTTAAGAAACTGATGTATAATGGCTCTCAATaagatgaaaattataatttttttttcctcctcttTAGACTGAAAACAGagcattgttttgtttttataacatgTATTCTCTTACCTGCCCATTGAATTTACTATATTGTGTATCCTAGAATCTTTTGCATGACATGAAATAAACAGTTATGTCATTCCTCGCTGTAATATGTAGTATCTTTGTTTTTTCCTAGTTTGGTTTTCCTGTGAGTTATGCACCTTACACTAACTCTCATAAGGAACAGAAATATGGAAATACTGACATTGAAGGAGTTGATTCAACAAATGCTTGCTATGGAGGAACTGCAGCTTTATTCAATTGTGTGAACTGGGTGGAGAGTGCTTCATGGGATGGACGCTATGGACTAGTTGTATGCACAGATAGTGCGGTATGATTTCTTTGGAAATGCGGCTAGAATCACTTCTtcacattaaaattaagtctagaaaaggaaagaaattacTACGTTAGTGTTAGTTGATTCTTGAATTGCGGCCTTGTAAAACCTACTAATATTTCTTATCTTATGAAGGAAGAATCATATGAGGCATGAACCCTAGTATCCAAATGTTTGAAGTcatgaagaaaatttgaacTATTTTAAGTTTCATTCTATTGACATTTGAATTCCAATATTAATTACGGGAGAATACATCTTTTGCAATCCTGAGATAATCTGTTATGGAAACTTTGATAGCTTCTATCATGGGTACCAGCATTAGTCTTCCCAAGTTACTCAATCTAAACTAAAATTCTGCACATTGATTCACTAGGATTTCCTGGCTTTCCCAATAAGGAATTTTCTGATTCAATTGAAGTTCTTCAGTTCTTCAAATAGTACATCAATGAGGTCAATTTAATGCTAGATATCAAAGAGAATTAGCATCTttgtgaaatgaaaatttccaTTTACGGATTGTGAAAAAGTTTCTCTTTCTAGTAAAAAAGAATCAGTGTTAGGTTTTAATTCCCCTTCATTATTGCAAATTTTCTGCAACCATCAATTTTAAGTagcactaggttttaattaaTCCAAAGTGAAGCCTAGGAGTATTGGCTATTAGTTATTTGACTTTAATGTAATGCACGAACTTGACAATTTGATTCTTTAGTCATAGGGatgttgatttaattttaataaaatgccTTTGTTCCAGGTTTATGCTGAAGGGCCAGCTCGGCCCACCGGAGGAGCAGCTGCCGTCGCCATGTTGATAGGGCCTGATGCTCCTATTGCTTTTGAAAGCAAACTTAGAGGCAGTCATATGTCTCATGCCTATGATTTTTACAAGCCCAATCTGGCTAGTGAATATCCAGTAATGCTTTCCCCTAATCTATCAGTCTCTTTCTCTTATTATAAAGATCTTGGATTTGTTATCTGCATTTGTATTTTTGCATGTGATTATTTCCTGATATAGCGGAAGAAACTATATTTGTTAATGTGCTTTTTGTGtatgatttttgtttgattacCAAATCTATTGAGacaaagtaaaagataaatGCGCAATTGATAttattcatgttttatgtgtttatgtgaGAATTGCTACTTTATACAAATATAAGACTTTCTATTCTTGTAGTGGAAACTTG from Citrus sinensis cultivar Valencia sweet orange chromosome 9, DVS_A1.0, whole genome shotgun sequence carries:
- the LOC102610839 gene encoding hydroxymethylglutaryl-CoA synthase isoform X4, with the protein product MTSWHPKNVGILALDIYFPPTCVLQEALEVHDGVSKGKYTVGLGQDCMAFCSEVEDVISMSLTVVTSLLEKYKIDPTQIGRLEVGSETVIDKSKSIKTFLMQIFEFGFPVSYAPYTNSHKEQKYGNTDIEGVDSTNACYGGTAALFNCVNWVESASWDGRYGLVVCTDSAVYAEGPARPTGGAAAVAMLIGPDAPIAFESKLRGSHMSHAYDFYKPNLASEYPVVDGKLSQTCYLMALDSCYKYFCQKFEKLEGRQFSMLDVDYFVFHSPYNKLVQKSFARLFFNDFLRNASSVDEIAKEKLAPYSTLSDVESYQSRDLEKASQQVAKQLYDLKVQPSTLIPKQVGNMYTASLYAAFASLLHEKHSSLEGKRVIMFSYGSGLTATMFSLQLQEGHRPFSLSNIVKVMDVPGKLKLRHE